DNA from Thermodesulfovibrionales bacterium:
AATGTTGTCCATCAGGGAGATCTCTTTCTGGATTGATTCAACAATTCCCTGTATTGTGGGATCTGCCTTTTTCTTGAGCATGTTTGCATAACCTGTTATAACTGCCATGGGATTTCGGAGTTCATGGGCAATACCAGCAGCCATCTCTCCAAGGCCTTCAAGTCTTTCTCTCAATTTTATTCTTGACTGTAGCTCCTTGACCTCTGTTATGTCTGTAAAGGTTATTATTTTTCCGATAATATTCTTATTCCTGTCAAAAAGAGGGGATATGCTGAATCCGAGCCAGACATTCTTTCCAGAGATATCGCATAGAACCTCTTCTCTTTTTACAGAGTCCTTTTCAAGGATGTATCTAAGAAGGGGCTCACCGACTACATCTGAGACTGGCTTTCCCTGTATATCTTCCCTTTTTAAAATCTTTTTTCCAGCATCATTGATCTTTGTGACAATGCCTTCATTATTAATACTCATAACACCACTTGGAACACTTTGAAGAATGTTTTCATTAAATATATCAAGCTCTACATGTCTGTCCTTTAGCTGTGTTACAAGCTGTCTCATTGTATCAATGAAAAATTCCCTTTCTTCTGTTCTTGAGCCTCCAGAAGTTCTTATGGATGATATTAAAATAATTATAAGACCGATACCTGTCACCGCAGCTATAAGTATAATGGAA
Protein-coding regions in this window:
- a CDS encoding ATP-binding protein, yielding MRIVIGALLTAIFISSVFFLLSERTVNPSIILIAAVTGIGLIIILISSIRTSGGSRTEEREFFIDTMRQLVTQLKDRHVELDIFNENILQSVPSGVMSINNEGIVTKINDAGKKILKREDIQGKPVSDVVGEPLLRYILEKDSVKREEVLCDISGKNVWLGFSISPLFDRNKNIIGKIITFTDITEVKELQSRIKLRERLEGLGEMAAGIAHELRNPMAVITGYANMLKKKADPTIQGIVESIQKEISLMDNIIRDFLSFARYEEPNLVSINPERVIREVIESLNISPEIELSVYIEPSDGLMVDETLIRQALRNLIQNSLDAMPEGGKLSIKGEHKDGFYRISISDTGKGIAPEIREKIFLPFFTTKERGTGLGLAIVHKVITAHGGEITFNTSEKGTTFMISLPIRTPDF